The Stieleria maiorica genome includes the window CTCGTCGTTGCGGACGATCAAGGCCACGACGACGCCATCTGGCAACGCGAGTTCCTTGATCATTCGGCCGGCTGCAAGACATCCGGTGTCGACATAGTAGTCCACGATGTCTCCGTTGACATTCTGCAGCGTGCTGATTTCCAGCGTGACCGGCGGCGGTCGTTTCACCGCTTCATTGACCTTCATCAAGCGAGCCACCAGCGGCAGCGGCCAACCCTGAATCAGGGCCGAGACCAGGACGACAAAAAACACCGTATCAAACATCTGCGCCGCGATCGGAAGGCCGGCCAGCATCGGGAACGTTGCCAACGTGATGGGAACGGCCCCCTTCAATCCCACCAACGACAGAAACAGCACTTCTCGCTTGGGAAATTTGAAGAACGACACCAACGCGAAAACTGCGATCGGGCGGGCGATCAAGATCAGCACGGCCGAGATCAACAACGCCGGGCCCGCGGCGTCCAGCAAACGGCTGGGAAAACTCAACAGCCCGAGCGTCATGAACATCAGGATCTGGCAAATCCACGCCGCCGCGTCATGGAACAGCAAGATGCCTCGGTGAAAGACCGGACGCCGGTTGCCGATCACGATGCCGGTCAGATAGACCGCCAAAAACCCGCTGCCGCCCAAGACCGCGGCCAGGCCGAAGGCGAGCAAGGCCAGTGCCGTTGCCAGTACGGGATATAAACCGGCGGCGCCCAGCCGAACGTGCTGCAGAATCCAAACACCGACGTAACCGACCAGCAACCCGACGATCGCCCCAAAGACAAGTTGCGTCAGGAATAACATCAACAGCCCCCCGCCGAGCGGAACGGCACCGGTGAGCACCTGGATCAATCCGACCGTCAGGAAAATCGCCATCGGATCGTTCGATCCACTTTCCACCTCAAGCGTGTCGGCCAGTCGCCGGCGAATGTTGACGCCGCCGGAACGGAGGATCGAGAAAACCGCCGAAGCATCGGTCGAACCGACGATGCTGCCGATCAACAGTCCCTGCAGGATCGTGATTTGCAGAATCCATGAGGCGGCCAAGCCGGTGATCGCCGCTGTCACCACCACGCCCAGCGTTGCCAGTAACGCGGCCGGCTTCCAGGCCGTTCGCACGGCACCGAGTGTTGTGCGGAGGCCTCCATCGAACAGGATCAAGCAAAGCGCGATCGTGCCGATCGTGTTCGCGGCGGAGTAGTTTTCAAACTCGATCCCGCCGATCCCTTCCGAGCCGGCCAGCATCCCGACGACCAGGAACAAGAACAGAACCGGCACGCCCATCCGCGTCGAAAACTGATTCGACGCGATGCCCAACAGAAGCAGAATCCCGGTGAACAGGATCAACGATTCGATACTTAACAACAACGTCTCAACCTGCCGCGAGATCCCTTGGCGGGGCAATTACATGAACATCAGCCCTCCCCCGTCCAATTTACCGTATCGA containing:
- a CDS encoding potassium/proton antiporter, whose product is MLSIESLILFTGILLLLGIASNQFSTRMGVPVLFLFLVVGMLAGSEGIGGIEFENYSAANTIGTIALCLILFDGGLRTTLGAVRTAWKPAALLATLGVVVTAAITGLAASWILQITILQGLLIGSIVGSTDASAVFSILRSGGVNIRRRLADTLEVESGSNDPMAIFLTVGLIQVLTGAVPLGGGLLMLFLTQLVFGAIVGLLVGYVGVWILQHVRLGAAGLYPVLATALALLAFGLAAVLGGSGFLAVYLTGIVIGNRRPVFHRGILLFHDAAAWICQILMFMTLGLLSFPSRLLDAAGPALLISAVLILIARPIAVFALVSFFKFPKREVLFLSLVGLKGAVPITLATFPMLAGLPIAAQMFDTVFFVVLVSALIQGWPLPLVARLMKVNEAVKRPPPVTLEISTLQNVNGDIVDYYVDTGCLAAGRMIKELALPDGVVVALIVRNDEITPPQGRSRIEVGDHIVVILRPAVRAMVDRVFSHRQQTPVTLPASLEFPLRGSTKVGAIEECYDVKLGESPEMTVDELMRSRLAGQALVTGMAVPFDQIVLYIREVTEDGSIQYAGMVILPVEETPWLEKEMAMGPDTQAAANPTNSVGKNDAAEERSATGDSLEPQDADRPNEST